A single Nicotiana tabacum cultivar K326 chromosome 5, ASM71507v2, whole genome shotgun sequence DNA region contains:
- the LOC142180959 gene encoding uncharacterized protein LOC142180959, with product MRNDDGDEILHTGRIFQQYSVDEYIKLETQRLDFAAFNQDLFRTAMLEGLLDILRLGEPDASNIGKQNFLPSYFIGGPRDMRQRYMDAIALVQHFGKPDLFITMTCNPSWTEIKEHLIPTDESHNRPDLISRVFRAKIEEFKKDILKRNIFGKVATFMYTVEFQKRGLPHAHFLIILTNEYKLLTPAAYDNIISAEIPDENAEPDLHLLVLKHMMHGPCGNLNPTNSCMNKKGYCKFKYPKSFADQTSKGIEYYQIIEDAIQGWW from the coding sequence atgagaaatgatgatggaGATGAAATATTGCATACTGGGAGAATATTTCAGCAGTATTCAGTTGATGAATACATTAAACTTGAAACACAAAGGTTGGATTTCGCAGCGTTCAATCAAGATTTATTTAGGACGGCTATGCTAGAAGGACTTCTTGACATCTTGCGATTGGGTGAACCCGATGCTTCTAATATCGGGAAACAAAATTTCCTTCCAAGCTACTTTATTGGAGGGCCTCGGGATATGCGACAACGGTACATGGATGCTATTGCGCTCGTGCAACATTTCGGTAAACCTGATTTATTTATAACTATGACATGTAATCCCTCTTGGACAGAGATAAAGGAACATTTAATTCCAACTGATGAGTCGCATAATAGGCCTGATTTGATCAGCAGAGTATTCAGAGCGAAAATAGAAGAATTCAAAAAGGATATACTAAAGCGAAATATCTTTGGAAAGGTAGCAACTTTTATGTACACTGTAGAGTTCCAAAAGCGAGGTTTACCACATGCTCATTttcttataatattaactaatgAATACAAATTACTTACTCCAGCGGCTTACGATAATATTATTAGTGCTGAAATACCTGATGAGAATGCAGAACCAGATTTACATTTGCTTGTTCTTAAACACATGATGCATGGTCCATGCGGTAATCTAAACCCAACAAATTCCTGTATGAATAAGAAAGGTTACTGTAAATTCAAGTATCCAAAAAGTTTTGCGGACCAGACATCAAAAGGAATAGAATATTACCAAATTATAGAAGACGCAATACAgggttggtggtaa
- the LOC142180960 gene encoding uncharacterized protein LOC142180960: MGVASRGYVHLYGFSISEMLPTVCPLQLHLKGQHFVSFKSNANVDTLVNNPLIKQIMLPQFFEMNRTNAEAMDLNLLYREFPEHFVWSSTEKMWTPRKQRHAIGRVVTCHPTEGERYYLRMLLMNIRGPKSYKDLLTVNGERYSTFRESVEKWGLLQSDNSLLECLSEATSYQMPYSLRRLFATLLIYCNPTNPRQLWEQFEQHMSEDYTLVSNINKKNILYQVLNHINDILHSMGGDINEYHLIIETIRPSVAAKEVKEVHFERTMTFTNEDILLHKMLNKDQLKAYNIITERIFSNKARTFFIDGPGGIGKTFSYRALLATVRSKGYIALATATSGVAAYILPGGRTAHSRFKIPINTDDNVSCNISKQTSLACLIQDAKLIIWDEVSMEKKRMIELLDLLLKDLMDSTILFGGKVVVLGGDFRQTLPVVRNGKKEDFINESLLYSHIWEELERLRLFENMRAKDDPSFCNYLLRIGNGEEKVNSTNKIEIPTSLIIPYTTEKESDNLSRCAYIFFPPHATQVPALS, translated from the coding sequence ATGGGTGTCGCCTCCCGAGGCTATGTGCACTTGTATGGTTTCTCGATTAGTGAAATGTTACCGACCGTATGCCCTCTTCAACTTCATCTTAAGGGGCAACATTTTGTTTCATTCAAAAGCAACGCAAATGTAGATACACTTGTAAATAATCCGCTGATTAAGCAGATAATGTTACCACAATTTTTCGAAATGAATAGAACAAACGCTGAGGCTATGGATCTCAATCTATTATACCGGGAATTCCCTGAACATTTTGTTTGGTCTTCAACAGAGAAGATGTGGACACCTCGGAAACAACGACATGCTATTGGTCGTGTTGTAACATGTCATCCAACGGAAGGTGAGCGATATTATCTTAGAATGCTATTAATGAATATTAGAGGACCAAAATCATATAAGGATTTACTAACTGTTAATGGAGAACGTTACAGCACCTTTAGAGAATCAGTGGAAAAATGGGGATTGCTACAAAGTGACAATAGTTTGCTTGAATGCCTGTCAGAAGCAACAAGTTACCAGATGCCATACAGTTTGAGACGTTTATTTGCTACATTACTGATTTACTGTAATCCTACGAATCCAAGACAACTCTGGGAACAATTTGAACAACATATGTCCGAGGATTATACGTTGGTATCcaatattaacaaaaaaaatattctatACCAAGTTTTGAACCATATTAACGAcatattacactctatgggtggTGACATAAATGAATACCACCTCATTATTGAAACAATAAGGCCTTCAGTAGCGGCAAAAGAGGTAAAGGAGGTACACTTTGAAAGGACCATGACGTTTACTAATGAGGATATACTATTACACAAAATGTTGAATAAAGATCAACTTAAAGCATACAATATAATTACAGAGAGAATTTTTTCAAACAAAGCTAGAACATTCTTCATTGACGGACCTGGAGGAATAGGGAAAACCTTTTCATATCGTGCATTGTTGGCAACTGTACGATCTAAAGGGTATATAGCATTGGCAACTGCCACTTCCGGTGTAGCTGCATATATACTCCCTGGTGGACGAACTGCACATTCACGTTTTAAAATACCAATAAATACTGACGACAATGTGAGCTGCAACATCAGCAAACAAACCTCACTTGCCTGTTTGATTCAAGATGCAAAATTAATTATATGGGATGAAGTATCTATGGAGAAAAAAAGAATGATTGAACTCCTTGATTTACTTTTGAAGGACTTAATGGATTCAACGATACTATTTGGTGGAAAAGTTGTAGTTCTTGGAGGTGACTTCAGGCAGACATTGCCGGTAGTTCGGAACGGAAAAAAGGAAGATTTCATTAATGAAAGTTTACTATATTCTCATATTTGGGAAGAACTTGAAAGGCTGCGACTATTCGAAAATATGAGAGCGAAAGATGATCCTTCATTCTGTAATTATTTGTTGCGAATAGGAAACGGAGAAGAAAAAGTAAACTCAACAAACAAGATTGAAATTCCAACTTCTTTGATCATTCCTTATACAACTGAAAAGGAATCTGATAACTTATCCAGATGTGCATATATTTTTTTTCCTCCTCACGCTACACAAGTTCCCGCGTTATCTTAA
- the LOC142180961 gene encoding uncharacterized protein LOC142180961, with amino-acid sequence MLVARFPEESKTFIGIDETTEHHDQSQFEDLLHSLNPPGLPPYKLTLKQNCPIILLRNLYPCDGLCNGTRLTCCDFKSHVISANISVGHFKNTHVFIPRIPLLSSQDEKMPIPFKRTQFPVRLCFAMTINKAQGQTLDFVGVYLRELVFSYGQLYVALSRAKSSNCVKVLIRPTIPGSADDHYTDNIVYKEIIQKATL; translated from the coding sequence ATGCTTGTTGCTCGTTTCCCAGAAGAATCAAAAACTTTTATTGGTATTGATGAAACTACTGAACATCATGATCAATCACAATTTGAGGATCTGTTGCACAGTTTAAATCCACCTGGTCTGCCTCCTTACAAATTGACATTGAAACAAAATTGTCCAATTATATTATTACGCAATTTATATCCGTGTGATGGTTTATGCAATGGAACACGTTTGACTTGCTGTGATTTTAAGTCGCATGTTATTAGCGCCAATATTTCAGTTGGTCACTTTAAGAATACACATGTGTTTATCCCCAGAATACCACTATTATCATCCCAAGATGAAAAAATGCCTATTCCGTTTAAAAGGACACAATTTCCTGTAAGACTTTGCTTTGCAATGACTATAAATAAAGCGCAAGGTCAGACATTAGATTTTGTTGGAGTTTATTTGCGAGAACTTGTGTTTTCGTACGGTCAACTTTATGTGGCATTGTCCAGAGCAAAGAGTTCGAACTGCGTGAAAGTGCTAATCCGACCGACTATACCAGGTAGCGCGGACGATCACTACACAGATAACATTGTTTACAAAGAAATCATCCAAAAAGCTACTTTATAG
- the LOC107798521 gene encoding replication protein A 70 kDa DNA-binding subunit B isoform X1: MEHRLTIDRITPQTKEWTSKVQLIETPRPRKSKDGKTRFQIAVVRDEREEQVVVVLYGEDIEKYADKLTPFSTYLISTAKVRVPLPYGVPINRFEWVIDKFTVVEEVKDDNIQDPPLLPPTRLNTIPFAYLHEQQQNTEFDIIAVVVNCGSIKYVGANNNKCREVVVMDTNVRPTILTMWEDFADTDGSIFTAQVAEFPIIVAKRITRASYGGLLLSTRYNSVILINPPYPQVGRLLNWVKDNRPRLMRYSQQTTVDSSLVLAAEQNDIVPIVSIQSQPHIQLFYVEGKLSFPIADQDFYELLCSHCGQQYRTHSPKIIHCASCKQRAMLTPRTIHYLLNMFENVFLINSSRYNCEKYFLELLIHDCSLCPTL; encoded by the exons ATGGAGCACAGATTAACCATTGATAGGATTACTCCACAAACAAAAGAGTGGACATCAAAGGTACAACTCATTGAGACACCGCGGCCAAGGAAAAGTAAAGATGGAAAGACGCGATTCCAGATTGCTGTTGTCCGAGATGAAAGA GAAGAGCAAGTAGTCGTTGTTCTGTACGGGGAAGACATAGAAAAGTATGCAGACAAGCTCACCCCATTTTCCACTTACTTGATATCTACTGCAAAAGTGAGGGTTCCTTTACCCTACGGAGTGCCTATCAACCGTTTTGAATGGGTTATTGATAAATTCACAGTCGTCGAAGAGGTGAAAGATGATAATATACAAGATCCACCGCTCCTGCCGCCGACAAGGTTGAATACTATACCCTTTGCATATTTGCACGAGCAGCAGCAAAATACGGAATTTG ACATAATTGCCGTTGTGGTGAATTGTGGCTCCATAAAGTATGTTGGCGCTAACAATAACAAATGCCGTGAAGTCGTCGTAATGGATACCAA TGTGAGGCCTACTATCCTTACAATGTGGGAAGACTTCGCCGACACTGATGGGAGCATCTTCACTGCACAGGTTGCTGAATTCCCAATAATTGTAGCAAAACGAATTACGCGAGCCAGCTATGGTG GATTATTATTGTCGACAAGGTACAACTCAGTTATACTGATAAATCCACCATATCCTCAAGTTGGAAGACTTCTGAACTG GGTGAAAGACAACCGACCAAGATTAATGAGATACAGTCAGCAAACGACGGTTGATTCGTCTCTGGTTCTTGCAGCAGAACAAAATGATATTGTCCCAATTGTTTCTATCCAGTCACAACCTCAT ATACAACTGTTTTACGTGGAGGGTAAATTATCATTTCCGATTGCCGATCAAGATTTTTATGAATTACTGTGTTCCCACTGCGGCCAGCAGTACAGAACTCATTCGCCGAAAATTATTCATTGTGCGAGTTGCAAGCAACGTGCGATGTTGACACCCAG AACCATCCATTACCTCTTGAACATGTTCGAAAACGTCTTCCTCATAAACTCTTCAAGATACAACtgcgaaaaatattttctagaacTTCTGATACACGATTGCTCATTGTGTCCTACTCTATGA
- the LOC107798521 gene encoding replication protein A 70 kDa DNA-binding subunit D isoform X2, with protein MEHRLTIDRITPQTKEWTSKVQLIETPRPRKSKDGKTRFQIAVVRDEREEQVVVVLYGEDIEKYADKLTPFSTYLISTAKVRVPLPYGVPINRFEWVIDKFTVVEEVKDDNIQDPPLLPPTRLNTIPFAYLHEQQQNTEFDIIAVVVNCGSIKYVGANNNKCREVVVMDTNVRPTILTMWEDFADTDGSIFTAQVAEFPIIVAKRITRASYGGLLLSTRYNSVILINPPYPQVGRLLNWVKDNRPRLMRYSQQTTVDSSLVLAAEQNDIVPIVSIQSQPHIQLFYVEGKLSFPIADQDFYELLCSHCGQQYRTHSPKIIHCASCKQRAMLTPRVRFEVVMTYSSGPTVATL; from the exons ATGGAGCACAGATTAACCATTGATAGGATTACTCCACAAACAAAAGAGTGGACATCAAAGGTACAACTCATTGAGACACCGCGGCCAAGGAAAAGTAAAGATGGAAAGACGCGATTCCAGATTGCTGTTGTCCGAGATGAAAGA GAAGAGCAAGTAGTCGTTGTTCTGTACGGGGAAGACATAGAAAAGTATGCAGACAAGCTCACCCCATTTTCCACTTACTTGATATCTACTGCAAAAGTGAGGGTTCCTTTACCCTACGGAGTGCCTATCAACCGTTTTGAATGGGTTATTGATAAATTCACAGTCGTCGAAGAGGTGAAAGATGATAATATACAAGATCCACCGCTCCTGCCGCCGACAAGGTTGAATACTATACCCTTTGCATATTTGCACGAGCAGCAGCAAAATACGGAATTTG ACATAATTGCCGTTGTGGTGAATTGTGGCTCCATAAAGTATGTTGGCGCTAACAATAACAAATGCCGTGAAGTCGTCGTAATGGATACCAA TGTGAGGCCTACTATCCTTACAATGTGGGAAGACTTCGCCGACACTGATGGGAGCATCTTCACTGCACAGGTTGCTGAATTCCCAATAATTGTAGCAAAACGAATTACGCGAGCCAGCTATGGTG GATTATTATTGTCGACAAGGTACAACTCAGTTATACTGATAAATCCACCATATCCTCAAGTTGGAAGACTTCTGAACTG GGTGAAAGACAACCGACCAAGATTAATGAGATACAGTCAGCAAACGACGGTTGATTCGTCTCTGGTTCTTGCAGCAGAACAAAATGATATTGTCCCAATTGTTTCTATCCAGTCACAACCTCAT ATACAACTGTTTTACGTGGAGGGTAAATTATCATTTCCGATTGCCGATCAAGATTTTTATGAATTACTGTGTTCCCACTGCGGCCAGCAGTACAGAACTCATTCGCCGAAAATTATTCATTGTGCGAGTTGCAAGCAACGTGCGATGTTGACACCCAG GGTCCGCTTTGAGGTTGTAATGACATATAGCAGTGGACCAACTGTTGCAACATTATAG